The following proteins are encoded in a genomic region of Desulfurellaceae bacterium:
- a CDS encoding GNAT family N-acetyltransferase, which produces MTTGAAVWRIVPFNSKVHDRSAFSCGAPELDNYIRRLASQDMRRDVARVFVAAEPDADTVVGYYTLSAANFRREAMPADQAKRLPYYPVPGALLGRLAVDSSQQGRGLGAYLLMDALERVHSVTQVVAMQALVVDARGDAAAAFYRKFGFVEFVDDQRRLFLPMATIRRLIAG; this is translated from the coding sequence ATGACAACCGGAGCGGCCGTGTGGCGTATCGTGCCGTTCAACAGTAAAGTCCATGACCGGTCTGCCTTTTCTTGCGGAGCGCCAGAGCTTGATAACTACATTCGGCGCTTGGCTTCCCAAGATATGCGGCGGGATGTTGCGCGAGTGTTTGTGGCGGCCGAGCCTGATGCTGATACCGTGGTCGGTTACTACACACTGAGCGCAGCCAACTTCCGCCGGGAAGCCATGCCTGCGGACCAGGCAAAGCGGCTCCCGTACTACCCGGTTCCAGGAGCGCTACTGGGACGCCTCGCTGTCGATAGCAGCCAACAGGGTCGCGGGCTTGGCGCGTATCTCTTAATGGACGCACTCGAACGGGTGCATTCGGTCACCCAGGTGGTTGCCATGCAGGCCTTGGTGGTTGATGCCCGTGGCGATGCCGCAGCTGCCTTCTATCGAAAATTCGGGTTCGTCGAATTCGTCGATGATCAACGTCGCCTGTT
- a CDS encoding DUF1778 domain-containing protein — protein sequence MPTAAKQERLQIRLDAHAKNVLQRAAGYRRKALSQFVLGTALEEAERVIQENELVTLSNADWQVFYAALTNPPAPNTALRKAYARYRQAKG from the coding sequence ATGCCGACAGCAGCCAAACAGGAACGCTTACAGATACGGCTCGATGCCCACGCGAAGAATGTCTTGCAGCGCGCGGCAGGCTATCGTCGCAAGGCGCTCAGTCAATTTGTGCTTGGTACTGCGTTGGAAGAAGCCGAGCGGGTCATACAGGAGAATGAGCTTGTCACTCTGTCCAATGCGGATTGGCAGGTGTTCTATGCTGCCTTGACCAATCCACCCGCGCCGAATACAGCCCTCCGCAAAGCCTATGCGCGCTACCGGCAGGCCAAGGGATGA
- a CDS encoding YgiT-type zinc finger protein, with protein MKEHFGYRCEYCEGTVREKRVEREAFKHRAGFVILEEVLIGVCDRCANRYYSAEILKHVQAVATGKILPARTEPVPVSRVQ; from the coding sequence ATGAAAGAACACTTTGGCTATCGGTGCGAGTATTGTGAGGGAACGGTTCGAGAGAAGCGTGTTGAGCGGGAAGCTTTCAAACACAGAGCCGGCTTTGTCATCCTGGAGGAGGTTCTGATTGGAGTCTGTGACAGGTGCGCCAATCGCTACTACAGCGCCGAAATCCTCAAACACGTTCAGGCTGTCGCAACAGGCAAAATCCTCCCGGCGCGCACCGAGCCTGTTCCGGTTTCCCGAGTTCAATGA
- a CDS encoding helix-turn-helix domain-containing protein: MTRTRVKIDPGRRRDLPAGRVNYEVLDATTERDIAAQQRQDEAEAMRDMAKFARRVRKRLGFTQQEFARRIDVPQETIRNWEQGKRRPTGAAKALLRVLDKAPEAALFVLR, translated from the coding sequence ATGACAAGAACACGCGTCAAGATTGATCCCGGCCGTCGGCGAGACCTGCCTGCGGGACGAGTCAATTACGAAGTGCTGGACGCGACGACCGAACGGGACATCGCGGCACAGCAACGCCAAGACGAGGCCGAAGCGATGCGGGACATGGCAAAATTCGCCCGCCGCGTCCGTAAACGTCTGGGCTTCACCCAACAAGAGTTCGCCCGTCGCATCGACGTACCGCAAGAAACAATCCGTAACTGGGAACAGGGAAAACGCCGCCCCACCGGTGCGGCTAAGGCGTTGCTCCGCGTGCTCGACAAGGCGCCCGAGGCGGCGCTATTCGTGTTGCGCTGA